The DNA region AGAATGAGGACGCTGGGAAGACTGGACCACACCATCCAGTGTGAGGTCCCCAGGGTGGAGGTGTGCAAGGAGGGTGGGCCCTGTGCAAGGAGGGGGAGCGGTTGTAGAGGGCCAGAAAGTTCTGTGAAGAGTTAGTGGCCCCCAAGCAGGCTCAGATGATGAGCAAGTGGGCGGGCGTGGCTTGGCCCCCATCAGCTCTTTCAGGCCCTGAACCAGcccttttaaacttttaaatttgtgTTCACTGTGTGTCGGGCACAGAGTAAGTTCCTGCTTTGCCTTAGTAGTCAAAGCATCTTTCATCTTTATTATATACCAACTCTATGAGGTTGCCTTACGATCCCCATTTTGCTGATGGGAAAACTGAGTGAGTAAGCTGGGCAGTGTGATAGGGCTGGGTTCAAACCCACAGAGCCCAGCCTCCTAGCCTGTCCTCTGGCGCTGCCACCACATTGCACTCGGTCTGCTggcctctgctgtccctggggtaTTCCTGGGGCCATGGGTCCTGGGTGAGACCTTGGCCTCCATGCCTCACCCCATACTCCCTCCCCAGGCTGCGGGGTCCCCGCCATCCAACCTGTGCTGAGCGGCCTCTCCAGGATTGTCAACGGGGAAGAAGCTGTCCCTGGCTCCTGGCCCTGGCAGGTGTCCCTGCAGGTGAGGGGGGTTCTGTGCGTGAGGGGGCAGGCACCGGGGGGTCTGCAGGGCAGGGGGCTGCTGCCTGGGTCGGTGCTGCTGGTGTCCAGGGATGCGCTGGGAGGGATGCGCTGACCCTCCCCATCTTCCTCCAGGACAGAACCGGCTTCCACTTCTGCGGGGGCTCCCTCATCAATGAGAACTGGGTGGTCACCGCCGCCCACTGCGGTGTCACGTGAGGGCCCAGGGTCCCCAGGAAACCCTTTGGGGTGGTTTCTTCCAGCACTGAGGACTTGCCCTTTAATGCCATTTCccagtttctttttgtttgtttctcctcccCCGGGGTCTCCTTCTCTCCCAGGTGAGGGTCTCCCCTGGAGCGGAGGGCAGGCTGCCCCTAGCCAAGTTGGGCCCCCAGCAGGCTTCAAGCCCCAACCCCGAGGTTCCTACCTGCCTGCCCCGAGGCTGCCCTGCATTCTCAGCAGCCTGAGCCGCGGCCGCCACATCCGGCCACCCGCCTCCCAGGTTCTAATATTGAGATGTGCAGCAAATTCAGGTCCTGCCGGTCTCCCGGGGTCGCGGGGAAAACTTGCGACAGGCGGGACGGCACAGTGGATTCCGAGCTTCAAGCTCCAACCCACACCACACCCCTGTGAGCACGCGCACAAAGACACGCAAACTCTCGCACGTGTTTGTGCCCCGACGCACATGCGCACTCCACGCCCCACCTACCCACCTCCAGCGGGAACCTCTCTTTTCTCTGGCTCTCTGCAGAACCTCTGATGTTGTCGTGGCTGGGGAGTTTGACCAGGGCTCAAGCTCTGAGAGCATCCAGAAGCTGAAGATTGCCAAGGTATGGTGGCCCTCCAGGGTCGTCCAGGTGTGACCCCAGTTAGGGCGGTCCCTCGGGAGTGGCCACCCACACGAAGTCCCAGGCACTCCAGTCCCCTCGGTCACCCCGATACCCCATCACGATGGAGCAAAGCAGAAGGCCAGGTGTGTGAGGCTCCAAGAAGGGAAGGTCTGCACCTTGAGCCTGGGCTGCAGTTCCTGGCTTCTCCCCAGACCCCAAAGGCGGCTGTTtgtctccctccccccaccccccccccacacacaggttTTCAAGAACTCGAACTACAACTCGTTAACCATCAACAACGACATCACCCTGCTGAAGCTGTCGACTGCGGCGAGCTTCTCCCAGACCGTGTCCGCTGTGTGCCTGCCCAGCTCCAGCGACAACTTCGCCGCCGGGACGATGTGCGCCACCACGGGCTGGGGCCTGACCCGATCCACCAGTGAGTGAGGGGTGGCCACGGGCCACCACGGGCTGGGGCCTGACCCGATCCACCAGTGAGTGAGGGGTGGCCACGGGCCACCACGGGCGGGTTGGCTGGGAGGCGGGGAGCACAGTCGCTGACCACCCGCCCTGCCCTTCCAGATGCCAACACCCCTGACCGGCTGCAGCAGGCGACCCTGCCCCTCCTGTCCAATACCAGCTGCAAGAGATACTGGGGCACTAAGATCACTAACGCCATGATCTGTGCGGGCGCCAGCGGTGTCTCCTCTTGCATGGTAgggccccccagccccaggaggGTTCAGGCCAATGGCTTGGGCAAAGAGGGAGGAAATGGAAGCCGTAGGCAGCCCTCTTTCAGGGCCTGCCATTCTCTTCCGGAGCATTCCTGCCAGAGTAGCTGGGAAGACAGGGCTCCCGGAGAACCCCCAGTGGCCTCAGCAGAGGGGCACTAGAGCGGGGCCTCTGCTCTCAGAGCTGCCATGTCACAAGATGCCCTTGATGTCCGCGTCTGAGCAGTGGCACCTCTTGACCTCGTGCAGTGCACAGCCTGAGCAGCAGAGCATGGCGGCCTTAAAGGCTCCCGAAGGGGGTTGGCAGACCTTCCCCTCTCCCGGTGGCCCTGTGGCCAGCACCACGCTGTACTTTCCTCCCGTCAATCAAACCTGCTCTACTGAGCCTCTGTTATAGGACCCCAGGGGTGACCTAGGCTTCCATGGGCACAAACCACAGGAGCTGCTGAAGTTTCTTTCACAACCCCTCTAATATGCACATGCTGAGCTTCCACTGGCTGTCCAGTCTGGGACTGGGCGCTGGGAACAACGTTCACGAGTCTCTGGGCTGCCAGCTCCAagccccctcctccctgtcctGCAGGGCGACTCTGGCGGCCCCCTGGTCTGCAAGAAGAACGGAGCCTGGACCCTGGTGGGCATCGTGTCCTGGGGCAGCAGCACGTGCTCCACATCCACCCCCGGCGTGTACGCCCGCGTCACCGCTCTCGTCAACTGGGTGCAGCAGACCCTGGCCGCCAACTGAGCCCCCAGCCTCACGCTGGCCTCCCTGCCAACCTTGCTCCTACGTAGCCCCAATAAACTGGTGGAAGACATGTTGACGGTGTCTGTGTCCTGTGCTGGGGTTTCTGGGAGTTTGTTCTTCTCCTGAACTTGGACCTTCACTGAACCAGGTGGTGGGGGGTGTCCAGGAGGGCTCCTCGTTGGTGCGCCTCCCACGAGTGGCCAGAAGGGGTGCACACAGATGAGGGAGgaccttggcctcccgcctccccCTGCGGGGTCCTCTCCGTCGACCCTTGGCTCCTTGTGCTCAAGgcctgccctggggagggggcaccTGGGGGTGGAGTCTGGTGCTGGCCCCACACACTTGTGACTCCAGGAAACCTTCCCAGGAGCGGCCCCCAAGGGCTGTCTCTTTCCCAAGCCCGCGCTGCAGTCAGGTGCTTCTCAGCCCAAGGTCTTCTGATAAGGAGGGGATGGCGAGGCAGGCTGTGATTGGTGGGCCAGGGCAATATATTGGGGGTCCCTCGGGCAGACCCCATCTCCCCTGCTGAGCCGCACACCATGGCCCTTCTCTGGGTTGTCCTTGGCTTCTTCCTCTTTGGCAGCAGCTTCGGTAAGTGCAGggctcagggaggcctggcagcccCACGTCAAGCCTcacccctgccctggcccccagccccagaaGCAGGGGACGGGAGGGTCCAAGTCCTCGTACCTTGAACCACCCCTgccacccacccctccaggtgCCCCTCCGACCCTCCTTGGGCACCTACACCCGGCTCCCCACTCCTCCGCTGGGCCTGGGGCCCTCCTGCCACCTGGAGGTCCCTTGGGCTCCTGACTTGGTCTCCTCCATTCGCTCAGAAGCCTTGGGGTGGTCTGGGCTCCTCCGCCCTCCAAACGTGCCATTGAGCCATGTGAACTCTGCCTCAGGAATGTTCCCCAGGTCCATCCATCTTGCCCGGCCCCTCCACCCTCTGGGTTTGGACACACTCCTGGGTTGGTGTCACCCCACCTATGGtaattgttcagtcgctcagtcgtgtcggattctttgcgaccccatggattgcagcacaccaggcttccctgtccttcaccatctcccagaatttgctcaaactcatgtccattgagtcagtgatgccatccaaccatctcatcctctgctgcctccttctcctcccgccttcaatcttttccagcatcagggtcttttccaatgagtcagttcttcgcatcaggtggccaaagtatagggtAATACTCTCACGCAAATCTGCTCCCCCTGAAGACTCAGAGGCCATGAGAGCACCCAGGACCTCCTAGCCTCTGGGAAAGGATCCTGGACTCAGAGGGGACTGACACTCCCCTCAAGGCACATAGCAGGCCGGGCCTGGGCCCCAATTGCAGAGACCCTCCGCTTCAGGGACCGTCCACAAGAATGTCTAAGGGCAGCTGTCAGCTAGCCAGGAGGGGGCTAAATTTCTTGCAGCAGACAAAGCTCTGGGTGCCAGGGTGCCACGGAGGCCTGGAAGAGCCACGTCTGCACCCTGATCCCCCTTGAGGCACCATCTACAGACCAGCTGCCCCGTCTCTGCCCCTCAGGCTGCGGGGTCCCCGCCATCGACCCTGTGCTGAGCGGCCTCTCCAGGATCGTCAACGGGGAGGACGCCGTGCCCGGCTCCTGGCCCTGGCAGGTGTCCCTGCAGGTGAGGGGGCGCTGAGGAGGAGCAGGTTAGACGGGgggagctgaggcgggagaggcAAGGCTGACTCTCTCCCAACCCCTCCCCAGACCAGGTCCGGGTTCCACTTCTGCGGAGGCTCCCTCATCAATGAGGACTGGGTGGTCACCGCCGCCCACTGCGGGGTCAGGTGAGGCCCCACTTCACCTGCTCAAAGGGACCACCTTCACCTCCCAGCCCCAAGCAGGCTCAGGGAGTGGGCACAGGGCTGCTGAGGGGGGCAAGGGGCTGGGGGCGGCTGCTCTTGTTCCCCACCTGCAGGCAGAACAGTCTCCAGGAAaagccaccctccacccccaccagcacCCTGGCCCCCAGACCCCAGCTTGGTCCAGGACAGCGGGTCTGGGCCTCTGCCTTCACAGTACAGGCAGAGAAACCGAGGCCCAGGGAGAACAGGGTGCCCCGGAGTCCCCGTATGATGGAGCCCAGGTGGGCTCGCCGGCCTGGCACAGTGCCCAGGCCTCTGCGGGGGTGGCCGTGAGCCTGCGCTCCGTCTGTGGCTTCCTTTCTAGGCAGGGTCACCTGGTGGTGGCCGGGGTGTCCGACCAGGGCTCCGAGGAGGAGGCCGGCCAGGTGCTGAGAGTCGCGGAGGTACTCACGGTGGGCAGGCAgcgcggggaggtgggggggagcgctggggcggggaggaggggggcgctggcgggggggggggggggggggggcggcggtcATGGACTGAGGACCTGACCAGCGGCTCCGCTTCACCCCGCCAGCACCTCTCTAGGCTGACTTTCTGTTCTTCTCCTTCCCAAACACAGCTCCTTTACAAACACTCAAGGTTGTTTTGCTCTTTGTAGGAAAATGCTAAATATGTCACatgccaccccccccccaaatttgGTCTGTTCGGCCTCATCTGTGTTCCCTCAACACCCTTtgcacccccacctcccaacTGCACGCCTGCGCCCCCCTTGCCCCCGCCCCTGCGGCCCGCCCAGCCCCCGCCGTCCCGCGCAGGTCTTCGAACACCCGCAGTGGGACCTGCGTGCTGTGCGCAACGACGTGGCCCTGCTGAAGCTGGCGGCGCCCGCCCGCCTCTCCGCAGCCGTGGCCCCCGTCTGCCTGCCCAGCGCCGACGCCAGCTTCCCCGCGGGCTCCCTGTGCACCGTCACCGGCTGGGGCAAGACCCGGTACAACGGTGAGTGTCCGTGAGGACTGCTCAGGGCCCAGACTCCTTCTGTGCTTCCAGCTAAGTCCTGAGCGCAATCGGAAATCGCAACAATCAACCTTCCCTTTCTTtacttaaagaaagtgaaagtgaagtcgctcagtcgtgtccgactctttgcgaccccatcgactgtagcccaccaggcttctctgtccatgtggttttccaggcaagagtactggagtgggttgccattgccttctcgagatgatcttccggacccagggattgaacccgggtctcccacattgtaggcagacgctttaccgtctgagccgccagggaagtccacttaACCCTCTTAATTAAAAACCTAtcaagcaaaattaaaaattgaagtttAACAATATATACCTGACCAGTTTCCGAAGAAACACCTAAGTTCCAGCACCTCAGTGTCGCCCCCTCTAATCTGCATGGAGGTAGACTGAGACAGGTGGGTGTGCCCAGCACCCCTGAAGTCAGGCCCGAGTGCCCAGgttgcccctccctccccaaccccagccGCCTCAGGCTCTTCCTCGCGTCCTGCTGGTCCTTTAACAGGCCGCGAGCAACCAGGAAAGGACAGAACAGGGAGGTGCTCTCTCGTGGGTCCCCCCAGCGCCCCCAGGCAGAGGAGGACTGGGGAGGAGGGCTGGCAGGCAGGGTTGCTTGACCAGCTGTGCTGCAAGCGCAGAACCGCACTGCCTGGCGTGGAACCGAGAGGGACCGCCTCCCAGACTCTGGGAAGGTGGCGCTCAGCGCCCACGACCGTCGTGATGGAGTTGGCCCGTGCAGCGGGAGTGCAGGGTTCCGGCGGGCGCAGGTCTCCTCTCCCTGGGCCCCTGACCCCACGCCCTCTGTCCTTCCAGCCTTCGATATCCCTGACAAGCTGCAGCAGGCCACCCTGCCCATCCTCTCTAATGCTGACTGCCAAGAGTTCTGGGGCAGCAAGATCACCGACATGATGATCTGCGCGGGGGCCAGCGGTATCTCCTCTTGCATGGTACGGCCTGCTACCCTGCCCACCTTCACTGGCTCCCCCTGGTCAGGCCAGGAGGGCTATCCCCTCTGCCACGACCTCCTTAccctcacttcacttcagtgtCCCAGTGAAGGCGTGGACCAGAGCTATCAGAGGCCCCTGGTGAGAGCTGGCCCTGACCAGGTGTGGTGTGAGGCTTCCAGGGGTGTTTAATCTCACACCATGCTCACAAAGTGGACATTTCAGGCTGTTTTATAGGTGACGGGAAGCTGAGAGGACCAGCCCTTGCCCCAGGCCCCCCAGGAGTTGGGGGCAGAGCAGGGGCTGCCCTTTGAGTAGGTCTGAGTGCCCTTGGTCTGCACCCCCTGGGCTCGGCCAGGTCCAGGCACACCGGGGCCTGGCACCTTCTTTCTGGCTTGGACAGTCCTGTCTCCTCCTGCAGGGCGACTCTGGCGGTCCCCTGGTCTGCCAGAAGGATGGAGCCTGGACCCTGGCGGGCATTGTGTCCTGGGGCAGCAGCCGGTGTAGCCCATTCTTACCTGGTGTGTATGCCCGGGTCACCAAGTTCATTCCCTGGATTCTTGAAGTTCTGGAGGCCAACTGAACCTCTGCCCCACCCCAGATCCCATCTGTGTAAAACCCAATAAAACTGCCTGCATCTTCACCTCTGCGTCttcgctgggctggatgaggggtgggagggtggcCACCTTTCCTGAGGACCCTCGAGTTCAGAGCTGAGAGGGCTGGCAGATCGCCCAGCCCTACATCCTTCTTCACAGAGATGGGGAGTGAGGCCCAGATTCACATGCACCATGGTGACAGCTGGTCCCCTCCcgggaggaggacatagcaacccactccagtgttcttgcctggagaatcccatggacaggagcctggtgggctacagtccatggggagtacaggccacaaagagtcagacatgactgaagggacttagcacactcTGGTCCCCTATCTCCCAACTTGGAAGCCAAGTCTCTGTAATTCAGATGGAACACTTCTGGAGAAGTTccacaagctgaaattaagagCTCCTTTCTAAGGGCTAAGTTCTGGACAAGGGCTGTGAAAGAGGGTTTCTCTGCATGGAGTCCTGTGCCTCCCAGGGGTGCCCTCAGTGGGAGGCTCTCTGTCTTCAGATGTGGGGGCCCCAGCAGGGCTCACTGGCTCCTGGAGCAGCTCCCACCCCTGCACCTGCCTTCCCCTCAGCCACTGCCGGGGACCGGGGTGGATTTCCATCAGGCCTCGGCGCTGGCCACACGGCACGAAGCCTCCTGGCCACGGGGCTCCGCCAGACGCGGCTCTTCAGCCTCCTTCCAGCAGCCCAGGatcctctgcctcctcttcaggcccagccctgctcccccaGGCCTTCGTTTTCTTTTGAAGAGACCTACTTTCTCTTCGCCCTTCCGAGAGACCAGCCACAGCCTCAGCCTGAAACCCCTGGAAACCCCTCAACCCGCCAGCCCGCCTGTGGCACGCCTGCCCTCCTACCTGGCCTTCTAGACTCTCATATCTCAGAAGagtgcttttcatttttaaattttatttaaatgtagacTATTAGTCAAATGATTGgaaaatcaataatgaaaaataGTTTCTTAGGGTTTTCTCCTGGTGCAGAGAGAACACACCCCCAGCCACGCTTGCCCTGTCGGGGGGGACGTGGCCCCCTCACTGGTCAGCCCAAGGGGTCCCCTGAGGCCGTGTGGGTGGTGGGGCCTGTGAACCCCAGCCCGCCCTGAGGGCTGGTGCCCCTGGGCCTGCAGTGCACTCGGGAGAGACCGCCAGCCCTCGTGGCCTTGGCTCTGGGCCCGGCTCTGCTGGGGCTCTGCCGGGAGGCCCGCCCCACCTCCTGGCCCGTCATAAATACACACGCCGCCCTGCGCAGTCTGGGCGCCCGGCCCCGCGCAGGGCAGCAGCTCTCCGGGCCCACGCcgccctgccctcctgccctcgCCCCTCCGCGGGCGGCGCTCAGGCGGCAGCCAGCTGGCCCAGGACGCGGCGGAACTGCTGGGTGCTGTGGCCCAGCTCCTTGACCCGGTCTACCATGTCCTGGGCGGCGGCAGGCGACGGGTACTGCAGGGCGGCGGCCTTGGTGGTGGCCACGATGCCGCGCAGCAGCTCGCAGAGCAGGTTGCTATAGTGGGTCACCTGGCTGCGCACGTCGGCCGCCTGGGCCTGCCGCGACAGCGTGTCCCCGATGAACACCAGCTTGTGCGCGCTGAGGATGACGAACTTGCTGTGCGCCACGAAGATCTTGGGCGGCTGGTTGGTGGCCACGGCGGTGAAGAAGGCGTCCACGGCGTTGGTCAGCGTGCTCAGGTTGGCCTCACACTGCTCCAGGTAGAAGAGCAGCAGTTGCCGGTCCGAGGGCCCCAGGCCGCCCGGCCGCCCCGGCGCCCCGGCCTGAGCCGGCGTCCAGCTGGCCAGGTCGTGCTCTATGGGCCGCGACACCTCTTGCTCCAGCCGCTCGAACTGCTTCAGCTGGCGGAGAGGGACAGCAGAGTGAAAAGCAGGCCGCGGAGCAGAAGGGACAGAGCCCAGCGGGAGAGCGAGGGCCCCGGTCAGAGGCCCGCGCTGGCCTCCCTGGTCCTACCCGCCCAGCCTGCCCTCAGACAGTCTCCAGATAACCTTCCCACTCATCTCAAGAGGTGGCAGGCCGCGTGTGTCACAGctttgaaaagacaaaactgCTAGAGAGGGGGACGGCTGAGTGGCGGCTGGGGTCAGGGGTGGCAGTCTCCTGGTTTGGATGCTGCTGTCCTCAGACGCCATCCCTGGCGGGGTGGGGGCGCAGTGAGAGAAGGGAACACACTCGACACTTTCTTTCCAACTTCCCATCAATCTCCaagtatttcaaaatgaaaagttaaaaaaatattctccttAACGTATGCAGTGTAAAAAGATTCAAATACACGCAGCAGAAAAGAAGAGAGTTATCACCTGGAGTTTCATGCACCCTGAAATCTGTTAAATCTCTGGTGAATTATCCTTTTAGGACTATACACTGAAGTCGTTGCAGATGAAACAATGTAAGGTCTTCACAATGATGTGGCAGACAAGTTGCTGCCCTGAGAATGACTGGGGCTGAGGAAGCCCGGGGTTCTTTTTCTCCAATGAGTTTACCTGGGGGggttattttcttcaattttataCATGCATTAAATCTCTCACATAAAAATGTTAAGCAAAAACCAAAAGCTCATAGTATTTGCCTATTTCAGAAAAAACTCCCACCATTAACTAATGAATATTCTACAAAGGCGTTTTCCTTTAAACACAAATAGTCCCTTTCCCTCTTGAATTAGAAaactggaggacttccctggtggccctgtggTTGAAActttgcttccactgcagcgggtgcaggtttgatccctggtcgggaaactaagatcctacaaacgGCCCCCTCTTCCCCCACACACAACCccaggaaaagataaaaactgGAAACATACAGTgtactatgtatacatatattaaatatctacctgtatatatatatatatatatagcacttacaatatacattaaatatgcaTACATATTATAACTTACCTTGAGCACCCAACAACAATGGGCCGTGCACTTCCTGTCAGTGAGTACACATAAGCCATGTGATAAAAAGCCCCAGCAGTAGCAGCTCTGGCCTGGGTGTCAGTGGCGTG from Cervus elaphus chromosome 4, mCerEla1.1, whole genome shotgun sequence includes:
- the LOC122691449 gene encoding chymotrypsinogen B-like; its protein translation is MARQAVIAASVPLRPSLGTYTRLPTPPLGLGPSCHLEVPWAPDLVSSIRSEALGCRQSSGCQGATEAWKSHVCTLIPLEAPSTDQLPRLCPSGCGVPAIDPVLSGLSRIVNGEDAVPGSWPWQVSLQTRSGFHFCGGSLINEDWVVTAAHCGVRQGHLVVAGVSDQGSEEEAGQVLRVAEVFEHPQWDLRAVRNDVALLKLAAPARLSAAVAPVCLPSADASFPAGSLCTVTGWGKTRYNAFDIPDKLQQATLPILSNADCQEFWGSKITDMMICAGASGISSCMGDSGGPLVCQKDGAWTLAGIVSWGSSRCSPFLPGVYARVTKFIPWILEVLEAN
- the LOC122691510 gene encoding chymotrypsinogen A, coding for MNFLWLLSCYALLGTAFGCGVPAIQPVLSGLSRIVNGEEAVPGSWPWQVSLQDRTGFHFCGGSLINENWVVTAAHCGVTTSDVVVAGEFDQGSSSESIQKLKIAKVFKNSNYNSLTINNDITLLKLSTAASFSQTVSAVCLPSSSDNFAAGTMCATTGWGLTRSTNANTPDRLQQATLPLLSNTSCKRYWGTKITNAMICAGASGVSSCMGDSGGPLVCKKNGAWTLVGIVSWGSSTCSTSTPGVYARVTALVNWVQQTLAAN